In one Zymobacter palmae genomic region, the following are encoded:
- the hemF gene encoding oxygen-dependent coproporphyrinogen oxidase, whose amino-acid sequence MTTEPSATEQLARVKQYLLNLQDRLCEGLEAADGRASFVEDDWRRAQGGGGRTRVMTNGAVFEKGGVNFSHVFGASLPPSATAVRPALAGRSFSAMGVSWVLHPHNPHIPTTHGNVRFFIAEAPGEAPVWWFGGGIDLTPYYPYDDDVLHWHRVAHDACAPFGERVYADYKRWCDDYFFLKHRNETRGVGGLFFDDLNDGGFERCFGLQQAVGNAFLDAFLPIVERRRDMPYGERERSFQAYRRGRYVEFNLVYDRGTLFGLQSGGRTESILMSMPPMAEWRYAWTPEPGSAEARLYDYLTPRDWLAELG is encoded by the coding sequence ATGACGACCGAGCCTTCGGCTACAGAACAGCTGGCCCGCGTGAAACAGTATCTGCTGAACCTTCAGGATCGGCTGTGTGAAGGGTTGGAAGCCGCTGACGGGCGCGCATCTTTTGTGGAAGACGACTGGCGGCGTGCACAGGGCGGCGGCGGTCGCACGCGCGTGATGACTAACGGTGCGGTATTCGAGAAGGGCGGCGTCAACTTCTCTCATGTGTTCGGGGCCAGCCTGCCGCCTTCCGCCACCGCGGTGCGGCCTGCTCTGGCAGGGCGCAGTTTCAGCGCTATGGGCGTGTCGTGGGTGCTGCACCCGCACAACCCTCATATTCCCACCACGCACGGTAACGTGCGTTTTTTCATTGCTGAGGCCCCCGGCGAAGCGCCGGTGTGGTGGTTCGGTGGTGGTATCGATCTGACGCCCTACTACCCCTACGATGATGATGTGCTGCACTGGCACCGTGTCGCCCACGACGCCTGTGCGCCGTTTGGTGAGCGGGTCTATGCCGATTACAAGCGCTGGTGCGATGACTATTTCTTCCTCAAGCACCGCAACGAAACGCGCGGCGTTGGTGGCCTGTTCTTTGATGATCTCAATGACGGCGGCTTTGAGCGCTGCTTCGGTCTTCAGCAGGCGGTAGGTAATGCATTTCTCGACGCTTTCCTGCCCATTGTCGAGCGTCGCCGTGACATGCCCTACGGTGAGCGTGAGCGCTCCTTTCAGGCCTATCGACGTGGGCGTTACGTCGAGTTCAACCTGGTGTACGATCGGGGAACCCTTTTCGGGTTGCAGAGCGGTGGGCGTACCGAGTCGATTCTGATGTCGATGCCGCCTATGGCAGAATGGCGCTATGCCTGGACGCCGGAGCCCGGCTCTGCTGAAGCTCGACTGTATGATTATCTGACGCCTCGCGACTGGCTGGCTGAACTGGGCTAG
- a CDS encoding Sua5/YciO/YrdC/YwlC family protein, translating to MTYAAVADAVAALHAGAVIAYPTEAVWGLGCDPDNPAALERLLALKARNPAKGMILIAGSVTQIEAWLDGLDDALREHLLASWPGPVTWLVPDNGRTHPLVKGQHDKVALRVSDHPLVKALTEAFGGPIISTSANRSGNEPMRSADAVSAEWQGEVVIVPGELGGRERPSVIRDVLTGDVLRA from the coding sequence ATGACCTATGCCGCCGTTGCCGACGCTGTGGCCGCTCTTCACGCTGGAGCCGTTATTGCCTACCCCACTGAAGCCGTGTGGGGACTGGGTTGCGACCCTGACAATCCTGCGGCGCTTGAGCGTCTGCTGGCGCTCAAGGCACGCAATCCTGCCAAGGGGATGATCCTGATTGCGGGCAGTGTCACCCAGATTGAGGCGTGGCTCGACGGGCTGGATGACGCATTGCGGGAACACTTGCTTGCCAGCTGGCCTGGCCCTGTGACATGGCTGGTGCCGGACAACGGGCGTACACACCCGCTGGTCAAGGGACAGCATGACAAGGTGGCGCTACGCGTCAGCGACCATCCTCTGGTCAAAGCACTGACCGAGGCTTTTGGCGGCCCGATCATTTCGACATCGGCCAACCGCTCCGGCAACGAGCCGATGCGCAGTGCCGATGCTGTCAGTGCCGAATGGCAGGGCGAGGTGGTGATCGTGCCCGGGGAGCTAGGCGGCCGTGAGCGGCCCAGCGTCATTCGCGACGTGTTGACGGGCGACGTGTTACGCGCCTGA
- the rsmB gene encoding 16S rRNA (cytosine(967)-C(5))-methyltransferase RsmB, whose translation MSTPLTDPRARAAKALVPLLMRQGSLSSLDDSDLEPRDRRLVRALCFGVCRTLPQLEALAKLLLSKPFKQRDFDVQALLLLGLYQLLYMRVPSHAAVGETAGAARLLGKGWATRVLNACLRRFQREQATLEARIATQPEAVTLHPAWLLKALRTAWPEQINAIIQANNTPAPMTLRVNLSRITRDDYQALLQEADIAAEPCAHSPAGIRLIAPVDVNTLPLFSEGGVSVQDEAAQLAAPLLYASLPKDVPLRILDACSAPGGKSAHLLELAAADKRPLELVSLDSDAQRLTRVKETLARLNVTAENVSAEIVHADASQQDWWDGRPFDAILLDAPCSGTGVIRRHPDIKLLRTAQDIVQLSALQQRILHTLWPMLAQGGHMLYATCSVMPAENAQQISTFMADQPDARGIALDVSWGIDRQGTRQRLPGEDDADGFFYALMTRLAD comes from the coding sequence GTGAGCACTCCATTGACCGACCCTCGCGCTCGCGCTGCCAAAGCGCTGGTGCCCCTGCTGATGCGTCAGGGTTCTCTGTCCTCACTGGACGATAGCGACCTCGAACCGCGTGACCGCCGTCTGGTGCGCGCACTGTGCTTCGGCGTCTGCCGCACGCTACCGCAGCTGGAAGCGCTGGCCAAGCTGCTGCTGAGCAAGCCGTTCAAACAGCGCGACTTCGACGTACAGGCCCTGCTGCTGTTGGGTCTCTATCAGTTGCTGTACATGCGCGTTCCCAGCCACGCTGCCGTCGGTGAAACCGCTGGTGCGGCACGCCTGCTCGGCAAAGGCTGGGCAACCCGTGTGCTTAACGCCTGCCTGCGCCGTTTCCAGCGCGAACAGGCGACACTGGAAGCACGTATCGCGACCCAGCCGGAAGCAGTGACCCTGCATCCAGCATGGCTGCTGAAGGCACTGCGTACGGCATGGCCGGAACAGATTAATGCCATCATTCAAGCCAACAACACACCAGCCCCAATGACGCTACGCGTCAACCTGTCCCGTATCACACGCGATGACTATCAAGCGCTCTTGCAGGAAGCAGACATCGCCGCTGAGCCATGCGCGCATTCCCCCGCAGGAATACGTCTGATCGCCCCGGTGGACGTCAATACACTACCGCTGTTCAGCGAGGGCGGTGTCAGCGTTCAGGATGAAGCCGCCCAGCTGGCCGCACCGCTGCTCTATGCATCGCTGCCGAAGGACGTACCGCTGCGCATTCTCGATGCGTGCAGCGCACCAGGCGGCAAAAGTGCACATCTGCTGGAACTGGCGGCAGCCGACAAGCGCCCGCTTGAACTGGTATCGCTCGACAGCGATGCGCAGCGCCTGACCCGCGTGAAAGAAACGCTGGCCCGCCTCAACGTCACTGCTGAGAACGTCTCTGCTGAGATAGTGCACGCCGATGCCAGCCAACAGGACTGGTGGGATGGTCGCCCGTTCGACGCCATCCTGCTGGATGCACCGTGCTCCGGTACGGGCGTTATTCGCCGCCATCCGGATATCAAGCTGCTGCGTACCGCACAGGACATCGTCCAGCTCAGCGCCCTACAGCAGCGCATCCTGCACACACTGTGGCCCATGCTGGCCCAAGGTGGACACATGCTGTACGCCACCTGCTCGGTTATGCCTGCCGAGAATGCCCAGCAAATCAGTACGTTCATGGCCGATCAGCCTGATGCCCGAGGCATCGCACTGGACGTTTCCTGGGGGATCGACCGTCAGGGGACCCGCCAGCGTCTGCCGGGCGAAGACGATGCCGATGGTTTCTTTTATGCCTTGATGACGCGACTGGCTGATTGA
- the dprA gene encoding DNA-processing protein DprA — MKNGHIQQQLNQQVPDASDWLALSLLPRLGAGRLKQWHHERRAWPQQWLEALSVPQRHYFLYLRHPQGHGQVLQPMLDWCTAESSRALLHPDHPAWPALLNELPDPPLVLWAWGNLACLEQPAIAIVGSRHPSSAGRHHAQAFARALAEAGSCIVSGMALGIDAQAHEGALSAEGATIAVVGSGLDHTYPRQHRSLQQRILNAGGLLLSEHPPATEARPAFFPRRNRIITGLSRGVLVVEAALRSGSLISARLALEQNRDVFALPGALEASLSAGCHALIRQGATLVTTPTDIIEELGGPWRASSIQGAENRPACREGGERQRAGHDPQAQRWLVLLRDGAVSLDELVLRSGCSVSDTLNALLALELAGQVVMCGNGWTLSAPSSESGAQTR, encoded by the coding sequence GTGAAGAATGGGCACATTCAGCAGCAGCTCAATCAGCAAGTCCCTGACGCATCGGACTGGCTGGCACTGTCACTGCTACCACGGTTGGGGGCTGGCCGCCTAAAACAGTGGCATCATGAGCGGCGTGCGTGGCCGCAGCAGTGGCTAGAGGCGCTTTCCGTGCCGCAGCGACATTACTTTCTATACTTGCGCCACCCGCAGGGGCACGGGCAGGTGCTTCAACCGATGCTGGACTGGTGTACGGCCGAATCGTCGCGTGCGTTGCTGCATCCCGACCATCCTGCGTGGCCTGCGCTATTGAACGAGCTTCCTGACCCGCCGCTGGTACTGTGGGCGTGGGGCAATCTGGCTTGTTTGGAACAGCCTGCCATTGCCATTGTGGGGTCTCGGCATCCTTCTTCGGCAGGGCGACATCATGCGCAGGCCTTTGCCCGTGCGCTGGCGGAAGCGGGGAGCTGTATCGTAAGTGGCATGGCGCTGGGGATCGACGCGCAGGCGCATGAGGGTGCGCTTTCGGCTGAAGGCGCGACAATCGCCGTCGTGGGAAGCGGGCTTGATCATACCTATCCGCGCCAGCACCGCAGCCTTCAGCAGCGAATCCTAAACGCTGGTGGACTATTGCTGTCGGAACACCCTCCCGCGACCGAAGCGCGACCCGCCTTCTTTCCGAGGCGTAACCGTATCATTACCGGCCTGTCGCGTGGGGTACTGGTCGTGGAAGCGGCGCTGCGCAGTGGCTCGCTGATCAGTGCACGCTTGGCACTGGAGCAGAACCGCGATGTGTTTGCGCTGCCAGGTGCGCTGGAGGCCTCTCTATCCGCAGGATGTCATGCGCTGATTAGGCAGGGAGCGACGCTCGTGACCACGCCAACGGATATCATTGAGGAGCTGGGAGGCCCGTGGCGTGCCTCTTCAATTCAAGGTGCAGAGAACCGTCCTGCATGCCGTGAGGGGGGTGAACGGCAGCGGGCAGGTCACGATCCTCAGGCCCAGCGTTGGTTGGTGCTGCTGCGCGATGGCGCGGTATCGCTGGATGAATTGGTTCTGCGTAGCGGCTGTTCAGTGAGCGATACGCTCAATGCCCTGCTGGCGCTTGAGCTGGCCGGGCAGGTGGTGATGTGCGGTAATGGATGGACGCTATCAGCGCCATCAAGTGAGTCGGGGGCGCAAACACGCTAA
- a CDS encoding ATP-binding protein — MTTPSTDFSTRRRLRNRLLEVLDRIEPLLPPAQASIDWSRDIAALWQRHSTGGGQLVPVTPRDDVRFDSLLGIERQKNALLSNTQAFLAGLPANHALMWGARGTGKSSIVRALINELSGEGLRLIQVDRYDLIGLPVLVARLRDEPYRFIVYCDDLSFEGSDDAYKALKSVLDGTLTGPPDNVLIYATSNRRHLLPESGKDNEDTHIVNGELHHGDAVEEKVSLSDRFGLWLAFHPFDQQHFLSVCEHWVAHLGGTWSDEAAAEAHRYALLRGVRNGRAAWQFACQWVGQQQ; from the coding sequence ATGACGACCCCCTCTACTGATTTTTCTACTCGCCGCCGCTTGCGAAATCGACTGTTGGAAGTGCTTGATCGTATTGAGCCGCTACTGCCGCCCGCGCAAGCGTCGATCGACTGGTCGCGCGATATTGCGGCGCTGTGGCAGCGGCATTCCACGGGTGGCGGCCAGTTGGTGCCTGTAACGCCGCGCGATGACGTGCGCTTCGACAGCCTGTTGGGTATCGAACGCCAGAAGAATGCGCTGCTGAGCAACACCCAAGCCTTTCTGGCGGGCCTGCCCGCTAACCATGCGCTGATGTGGGGCGCGCGTGGCACGGGGAAATCCTCCATCGTGCGGGCACTGATCAACGAGCTGAGCGGTGAAGGGCTGCGTTTGATTCAGGTTGATCGCTATGACCTGATCGGCCTGCCGGTGCTGGTGGCGCGGCTACGTGATGAGCCTTACCGCTTCATCGTCTACTGCGATGATCTGTCGTTCGAAGGCAGCGATGATGCCTATAAAGCGCTCAAGAGTGTGCTCGACGGTACACTGACCGGGCCGCCTGATAATGTGCTGATCTATGCGACTTCTAACCGTCGCCACCTGTTGCCCGAGTCAGGCAAGGACAATGAAGACACACACATCGTCAATGGCGAACTGCATCATGGCGATGCCGTGGAAGAGAAGGTCTCGTTGTCGGACCGCTTTGGCCTGTGGCTGGCATTCCATCCATTCGACCAGCAGCACTTTCTCAGCGTCTGTGAGCACTGGGTCGCGCATCTGGGCGGTACTTGGAGCGACGAGGCAGCAGCAGAAGCGCATCGCTATGCCTTGCTGCGCGGGGTACGCAATGGGCGTGCAGCGTGGCAGTTTGCGTGCCAGTGGGTAGGGCAGCAACAGTGA
- the fmt gene encoding methionyl-tRNA formyltransferase, whose protein sequence is MSSSLRLAFAGTPDFAASSLAALLASQHNVVCVYTQPDRPAGRGRKPTASAVKQLAEQHGIPVHQPERLKTSDTWQPLIDADIDVLVVAAYGLILPKAVLDIPRLGALNIHASLLPRWRGAAPIQRAIAAGDTESGVTIMQMDEGLDTGDMLLVRTTPITDQTTGGDLHDTLAVLGGEAIVEALDRLAEGRDRLPATPQPEEGVTYASKLSKAEAELDLRQNARTLAATVRAFAPWPVAWARLNDDVVRFWHAQAQDVDHDAAPGTLLNAPKGELHIACGTGVLCVTRLQLPGGKPLAVRDVMNSRADRFQPGFSFTLPEDDA, encoded by the coding sequence ATGTCATCCTCCCTGCGCCTGGCCTTTGCCGGCACCCCTGATTTCGCTGCGTCGAGCCTGGCGGCACTGCTGGCCAGCCAGCACAACGTCGTCTGCGTATATACCCAGCCTGACCGCCCCGCCGGGCGCGGCCGCAAGCCAACGGCCAGCGCGGTCAAGCAGCTGGCCGAGCAGCATGGTATCCCTGTTCACCAGCCCGAGCGTCTGAAAACGTCCGACACCTGGCAGCCGCTGATCGATGCCGACATCGACGTACTGGTCGTAGCCGCTTACGGGCTGATCCTGCCCAAAGCCGTACTCGACATCCCGCGCCTTGGCGCCCTCAACATTCACGCGTCACTGCTGCCTCGCTGGCGTGGTGCGGCGCCGATCCAGCGAGCGATCGCCGCAGGGGATACCGAAAGCGGTGTCACCATTATGCAGATGGATGAAGGACTGGATACTGGGGACATGCTGCTGGTGCGCACTACGCCCATCACCGACCAAACCACCGGCGGCGATCTACACGACACCCTCGCTGTATTGGGTGGAGAAGCCATTGTCGAGGCTCTGGACAGACTGGCCGAGGGCCGCGATCGCTTACCCGCCACGCCGCAGCCCGAAGAAGGCGTGACCTATGCCTCGAAGCTGAGCAAGGCCGAAGCCGAGCTGGACCTGCGCCAGAACGCCCGCACGCTGGCCGCTACAGTACGCGCCTTTGCACCGTGGCCGGTGGCATGGGCACGACTCAACGATGATGTCGTGCGCTTCTGGCACGCACAGGCACAGGATGTCGATCACGATGCGGCCCCCGGCACGCTGCTCAACGCGCCGAAAGGTGAACTGCATATTGCCTGCGGCACTGGCGTGCTGTGCGTCACGCGCCTTCAGCTGCCGGGCGGCAAACCACTGGCCGTGCGCGATGTCATGAACAGCCGCGCCGATCGTTTCCAGCCAGGCTTCTCATTTACTCTGCCAGAGGATGATGCGTGA
- the aroE gene encoding shikimate dehydrogenase: MTALYAVFGNPIKHSRSPQLHQAFARQLGESLRYETRQPPVDDFAGGFRAFVEQEQGLGGNVTVPFKEDALRLADVVSERARQAGAVNTLIVGKDGRLYGDNTDGIGLVRDLDRQGISLEGKRVLVLGAGGAVRGILGPFLDRHPAVLMIANRTAAKAQALAELFAEQGNVSGGGYDDVTGQWDVVLNGTSASLSGALPPLPVDCLADGAVAYDMVYGAEPTPFMAWASEHGATAVDGLGMLVEQAAEAYLLWRNKRPDTATIHAEMRASLTS; encoded by the coding sequence GTGACCGCGCTGTACGCTGTATTTGGCAACCCTATCAAGCACTCCCGTTCTCCTCAGCTTCATCAGGCCTTCGCTCGCCAGCTGGGTGAATCGCTGCGCTATGAAACGCGTCAGCCGCCGGTCGATGACTTCGCGGGCGGTTTTCGCGCGTTTGTCGAACAGGAGCAAGGGCTGGGCGGCAACGTGACCGTGCCATTCAAGGAAGATGCCTTGCGGCTCGCCGACGTAGTGAGCGAGCGTGCTCGACAAGCGGGCGCCGTCAATACGCTGATCGTGGGTAAGGATGGTCGTCTATACGGCGACAATACGGATGGTATTGGGCTAGTGCGCGACCTTGATCGTCAGGGCATCTCGCTGGAAGGCAAGCGTGTGCTGGTGCTCGGTGCTGGTGGTGCCGTGCGCGGCATTCTCGGGCCGTTCCTTGACCGTCACCCTGCTGTGCTAATGATCGCCAACCGAACGGCCGCTAAGGCTCAGGCGCTGGCTGAGCTGTTCGCTGAGCAGGGCAACGTGTCGGGTGGTGGCTACGACGACGTTACCGGTCAGTGGGATGTGGTGCTAAATGGCACCAGTGCCAGCCTGTCCGGTGCATTGCCACCGCTGCCTGTTGACTGCCTCGCGGACGGTGCTGTCGCCTATGATATGGTGTACGGCGCAGAACCCACGCCGTTTATGGCATGGGCCAGTGAGCACGGCGCAACGGCTGTTGATGGGCTGGGCATGCTGGTTGAGCAGGCGGCCGAGGCCTATCTGCTGTGGCGCAACAAGCGCCCGGACACGGCCACGATTCATGCTGAGATGCGTGCGTCTTTGACCTCCTGA
- the def gene encoding peptide deformylase, with amino-acid sequence MALLPILEYPDKQLRNVATPVDTFDDELQTLIDNMLETMYESYGVGLAASQVDRHIRLFVMDASDERDAPEVIINPEITPLDDERAMMQEGCLSIPDYYAEVERALRIHLKALDRHGNPIECDVDGFRAHIMQHETDHLDGRLFIDYLSPLKRERVKKKMQKRHKMMAQ; translated from the coding sequence ATGGCCCTTCTTCCGATTCTCGAATATCCCGACAAGCAGCTTCGCAATGTGGCGACGCCGGTTGATACGTTCGACGACGAGCTGCAAACGCTGATCGACAACATGCTGGAAACCATGTACGAATCGTACGGCGTTGGTCTGGCCGCCTCTCAGGTCGATCGTCATATTCGCCTGTTCGTGATGGACGCCAGCGACGAGCGCGACGCGCCGGAAGTCATCATCAACCCGGAAATCACGCCGCTGGATGACGAACGCGCCATGATGCAGGAAGGCTGCCTGTCGATTCCGGACTACTACGCCGAAGTGGAACGTGCGCTGCGCATCCATCTGAAAGCGCTGGACCGCCACGGCAACCCGATCGAATGCGACGTCGATGGCTTCCGTGCGCACATCATGCAGCACGAAACCGACCACCTCGACGGTCGCCTGTTCATTGATTATCTCTCACCGCTCAAGCGTGAACGTGTGAAGAAGAAGATGCAGAAACGCCACAAGATGATGGCGCAGTAA